The following nucleotide sequence is from Zingiber officinale cultivar Zhangliang chromosome 10A, Zo_v1.1, whole genome shotgun sequence.
TAGTATGTCAGAATAGCACTGatgacaagtcatcaagaagTGAGCATCGATAAAGGAGGAGCCACTTCTAAAGAAAGCAGCAATAAAGGAGGAGAATCAAACTACGAATCTGACACCatgataagtgaggtacgatTTCTACCTCTGAACAATTATACGATGGTATTAAACTTATGTCTAGATCATTATTTAAATTAAGgtccaaatatattaaattaaaaaaggatgaccttcatctaaaaattaaattagcaacAGCCTGCCcgttagaaaattttgataaagttcaaatgaaaaataaaaaattaaaagatcaaaTAGATTTATTGAAAAATGACTCTAGATGCTTTAATTCAAATTTCTCACAAATGTCATATTCTAGAAATAATGGAGAACTTAACTGGTATTTAAGAAACCATAAAAGTATTGCAAAAGTAGTTAGAAATTACATTCCAATGAAATATTTGATAAATCCAATAGgtagaaatttattttggattctCAAATCATGCTTAGTCagattaaattaatttatgcatgcaaaaatttaaatttagttcaattttattattgtttGTAAAATTGATTATTTCATATATCTTCTGTTTATCTTTTATGTTAAAATGTTTTTGTGAAAAATAAAGACATTATTTACtcatagaaatattttcaaaattttctgactattatattaattcttttaattcttctttcaaaaaataaattttaatgattaaaaatgtttcaaaaattgatttatcaaaaacttaatttttgtGACAATGAATTAGGTTTTCTATTAGAATAAAAAATTTTGAGATTTTTCAACTAGCTATATgagtttttatgaatttttttatcaaaaatattttttaatatttaaaatttttctgatattaattttggaaaaactgatttttttttattttttttttgttgaagatagtacattttgaatttttagaaaaatcaaCAGGACTTTTAGGAACAAAAATCTAATTTTAAGCATTTATATTCGAAAATAACCTgtcttcttaaaaatatttattctagtcaaaataaaattttatttttcgtgAAAATTTTTATCCTAATCCAACTATTTATTCCTGTTTGATCAAGAAAAAAGTTTCAACATTTTTGAAatcctaaaaattattttcaaattatttttgtaaaaacaaaaaattaattgGAAAAAATACCTCCTTTCGAAaattatttttggtaaaaatacatATAACTGAAAATTctatttaaaatctaaaaaatattctaatatttttctaactttttaagtatttttcttaacatttttttatgtgatcaaataggGAGAATTTAGAAAATGAGTTAACGGGgagatataaattttaatatttgttaattaaattgattgTAATTTTTTCTTATAATAATTGCAAagttattgttttattatttgttttaatcctaacttaacttgggttgatataCATCGAAAAGAGAAAGATTGTAAGCATCCAActaagttttgatatgatcaaccgagtTAGGTTAGACTCTGCGATTTTATGCCTTATGTCTAAGTGCGCAGAGACTtgagaacacaagaagttgagtggaaaATGCAAcgaatgagaaggatgacacggaaagcGAGTCGGCGGGCTcaatgcattcgagggacgaggagttgtggaagagtacactgacgaACCAGAAGAACGTGCATGCTGCttccgagagatgagaagccgggaGAAAGACTGCTCAAAGAGAAGGctaaaattgggtttgggtgagcttaaCTTTGGACAACCGGAGAATCGCCCAAGGTCAACTCTGAGTTGATCGTGTCTAGGCACTTAGATCAGGTCTAGGCGCCCGAACTCCAAGCACCCTGACTAGGTCCAggtggtgcatccgagggactaggagttgtggaagagtacactaacGAACGAGAAGGACGCATACGGCGCTTCCAAAGGATAAGAAGCTAGAAGGatgactgctcaaggagaagactggaattggattcgggtgagctcaactttggacagccggagaatcacccaagGTCAACTCTAAGTTAATCGTGTCTAGGCGCCTAGATcaggtccaagcgcccgaactCCAGGCACCCGAACTAGGTCTAAGTGCCTGGGATGTACTGCCATGTCAGCCAACCGTTGTCGAAGAGGATTAGCACAGAGTCCACATCAGCagactctaggcgcccggaccaggtccAGGCGCCCAAGAACTAATAAATCGTTGATAAAGAGTCGTTGCAGAGTGGATCAAATTGACCacgtccaagcgcccggaccaagtCCATGCGCTCAGAATGTGCCACATCAACAAACTGCTAGTTGCAACCAGTAAGCTATAAATAAAACTCTAGTCTTTGAAGTACAATACAACACATTCTGTGCTCAAATTCATAATTCTGTTTTTATTTTGTTCAGCTTTAACTTCCGTGGAGATTTGTAattaccttagattaacaactttTCCGATtggaaccaagtaaattctatcTCTTTACTGTATGCATTTCTTTTTGTTTAACCATGCTTGTTGTTGCTAAGTAGCAAGAAAAAGTTGAATATTTATTAGAGGTTATTTACCCCTTTTAGCCTGCCTACATGGAACCTACATTCCTCACGTgtgatttttgaaattcaatattGTTACAGTTCGAAAACTCAATCCATTCTTCTCTGAAACCGCACATTAACATCAGGCTGCCATTTAATGTTGTTATACTTAGTCTCCGACTTTAGAATAGTACTTAGGGCACAACACTATTTATTTGTAAAAACTTTCAAAGAACTATTCTCCTTTTATATGATTGATGATATAGTTAATATATAAGGCATCCAAGAGGTACTGAAGAACACAAAACTACCCCTTCAATACAACTTTTGATATAAAAGATATGCACCCTAAAGTTCCTAGGTACAGAAATCTTTCGTAATGCTTTAAGGATAATTCTCGCACAAATCAAATACTCATCAAATGTAATAAAAATATTTCATTATTCTATACACATCGAATGTATAGGGAAAAAAAGGCACCTGTAACCGAGTTTAAAAGACCCAATGTATTATCTCTTCCTTCTAAATCTTAGGAGAAGACCTAATGTATTATCTCATTTAGTCGGAAATGGCACCACAGATATCCTGGATCACTTTTTTGTGATCCAGGGGATGTGTCACTTTCATTTGCAGTTGAATCACGATCGCGATTCGGTTGTAAATGGTTGCGATCCCTTCTAGGGTTCACCGTCCCCAtcaaattataatttttgttcggagcggatGGTCGGAGGTCGCCCGAAGGCCTCCGGTGGTGAATAAGTGGTCAGATTACTGGGCGCCGAGCGAAGGTgtctccgaacaaaaactataacttgGTGGGGACGATAAACTCAAGAAGGGATCGCAACCATTTACAATCGGATCGCGATCGTGATCTGATCGCAAATGGGAGTGGCACATCCCCTGCACCACAAAAAGTGATCCAGGAGATCCTGCCTCCGGAAATGATCcctcacttaaaaaaaaaatatattttggtataaaataataatactttttaatttaaaagatCATTTGATTTGAATGATAATGAATTTTGGCTCAAACTCTTAAAGTTTTCTTCTCTCCCATTTTCTCCCATGGCCACTTGTGTGTAACGCCAACCCTGCCCCTCCGCTTAAACGGTCATCAGCGCCTCCATCATTGACATTTCGCATGGCTTCAACTACTCCTCTTTCCCCAACAACCTCCGCCTCATTCCGCGACGCGTTCAACCAACAACGTCTCTGTTTTTTTTATACGCCCTATCTCCGACGCCCCTCTACCATTCTCAGCCACCAACTAATATAGGTGCGCACAAGTTCAATTAACCAAACAAATCAACTAAACCGatcgaatttaaaattttaatttaattattttaaaattatttttttctaaaaaaataattaatttgattggctttcaattttaaaaactcttacgAGTTCAAATCCTGAAAATCACCTctggcaaaaaaaaataaaataaaactacgtATAATAAATCCTCCCCAGACCTCACATGACAAGACTTCGTGTGAAAATTAGATTTGGatagaatcaaataaaaaaattatttggaaatgaataaatttttatttttgtgtgtactagattaaaaaatggaaataatattattcattattataataattcattattataataataataataataatatatattattctCTTTTTCCTAATCGGAAAAATCcgtggaaaagaaagaaaaaaaaatttatgataaaaaatTCATTCATTTCACTTATTTCACAAGAAGAAAACAGTGGTTCGGTTGAATTTCAAATATTAAgtcctttttttccttttcagtTAAACCAAATAAACGagataaaccaaataaaaaaaattaatcaataaattactAAGTAAATAAACTTATAAATTCCTAACTAATCAATAAATCTCtcgtaatattaaaaattttaattaattcaaattttaaccaaattaatatatattttatatattcaaTTTGgtcaatttttattaaaacattcgATTGATTTGGTtaataaaaaatcttaatttGTTGGTTTCAAGTAAGTAATTTTGATTCAATTTTAATCAAATACTCAATCCAATCCTACTTGAGAATatcgagaaaaaaaaagaaagattttaatctcatgacaaatattttctatcaaaaattaaaattccaaaaaaaaaaggtACGAAATTAAGATCCATAACTTTCAGAAGCACGTATAGTCATCTGAACCTTGCAGAAGCACTCCTCAAGTTGCAATAACTTTAGTGACTATACGAGGCATGTGGATTGTATAAGAATGCAGAGATTAAAACAAAATGTTCATCTCTTTCATTAATTATTAACATTAAGGATGCAGAGATAATAACTGTCTCCGACTAAAATAACTACTGCATGAGCTGATAGCTGACATGACAGTGCTCGGATTGTCAGCAACACTACAACAATTGCATTGAAGATGAAAAATAAATTGCTTCAACAAACACAAAATGCAGGTAAAATAGGCACAGACCTTTCATTTCTTTCAGATTCTTTGTGACAAAACTCATAAAATGGCCATATTTCAATTTCAGTAAATATACCTGAATCTCTTGAAACTGTCAACTCTAAAGTGCACCAAGATCAATCAAGATTTTTCCAAAAGCAATTCAGTATACTCTTCAATTTATTAGTTAGTGAAAATAATATAACTGTGATATACAGTACAATTTGGTATAAAAATGATTTTCATATAGAAATATATTGTGATCAATCATCATGTTTATATCTTAAATGATTATATGGCGGTTGGAGTAGAAATATATATAACGCACTATTACTAACCATGTTCACCTGCCAAATGATTAGATTAATGGACTAATATGTAAGAACAAAAATGAAGATCACAGTTTGTGAAACAGAAGATAGCACATGAAGTTTGCTCATTGTCAAACTGTCATGTTCTCCTAAGCATGCAAATGCATTAAAAACAAATATAAAACAGACAAACAAATATCCCTACTGCATTATGAAGCGAGGAGCAAttatattaaatcaaatttaaaacacTAAGATCGTAGATGCTTAGGATGGTAAAGGACATAAGAAAACAATAGCAAGTACCAAAAACTGCATCTGGAGAAGATTGCATGCATATTTGCTCCTAGAGGGGAATCAATTCCATAGACCCACATGGGAATCCTTTAACCAATCCATATATGATTGTGGCAATGATGAATAGATCGTTAGAACTAGTTTTATTTTCCTTGATGTAAATCTGAACCAGTTCAGTTTTGTAAGAACAATTCAGAGTAGATCTAGTGGTTGTGTGAAGGTAGATTTTCTGCAATTATGAGCAATAATGCCAATAAAATATTGCATTTGTTAATAAAAGAAATGCAAAAAGGTAGTTGAATTGTGTCTCCCAGCTTCTATAAATTCTCATACAACTGAAGCATCATGACACAATCATAGTCCTTACCTCCATCAGCATTAGTCTGAGCCACCACGAGAAGCATGGATTCGAAGAGGCCCAACAAGATCACAGAGGTGGTGAGACTCCAACAGATGCTGAAGAAATGGAAGAAGCTGACAGTTTCTCCCACTGGCAGCAGCTGCAGTAGCAGACAGAAGAGCATCAAGTTCCTGAAGAGGAACCTCTCCTTCTCCAGCAGCGGCAACAGCAACATAACGAGAGGGTGCCTTGCTGTGTGTGTGGGAGAGGAGATGCAGAGGTTTGTGATCCCAACTGAATATTTGAGCCATAGGGCGTTTGAGATTCTGCTGAGGGAAGCAGAGGATGAGTTTGGGTTTGAGCAGGAAGGTGTACTGAGAATTCCATGTAAGGTATCTGTGTTTGAGAGCATAGTGAGGGTTGTGGAGGAGAATAAGGAAGAGTTTTGCTACTAATGTGCGATAGGAAACCTATCTTCTTGTTTCTGTGATACGAATGTGGATGCAAGGTGAGGGATGACACTTCTCCCCCAAAAAATCTATGTTCTAGTCCtgtgttttctttctttatttctgATTATGAGTGGACTTGGAAAATTGCAATCTTTCGACATACTTCTAATTTATAAATCTTTCTTCTCTATTATACAAAGAACACTGCATGAGCAATGAAACAACTGAGGAAATATTCTGCAATAGCTACAAAAATCTCAAAATCTTCAATGTGTCttctaaatataaaataaattatgaattcCAATCTTATGTGTTTTGCAAACCTATTGAAACTACAACAAGAATTCCAACTAGCACTATTGACCTTATCCTTATCCTCTTGACCTTTATATGACCTCTCTATAGACtgggtattgattttgaattaGAGTTCTAAGAAAGCAGTCCAAGACTCTGTCTAGGCATTGTAGACAAGGGGCCATATTACATCTGTGATATATAATCCTTTAGGACATCCAAGCActtaagcaaactgagtagacaCATGCATGCTAAGCAGACTATCAATAAAGTCAAATTTGGAAGGAAAAAAATGGTTTCGTTCATTTAATTATCTAAAACTACAgacttttgtgatgatttttttcaCTAAAATTGATAATTAATGTGATTGTGAAACACTAAACCATGCTTTAATCTGGTAGCATGCAACTAACTTGTAATTGTTAACCATTCGCTTTGCTAGTGATGAACACTTAAGGTAATAGTTATATGCATGAGACTAATAgatactgttaggaccaaaagtagctagaggggggggggggtgaatagctcgtcgctcgctcgttgctcgacgttgcttgtttcttctaagatgtgcagcggaaaatacagaaacaaatcacacaacgctaacccggttggtttacttggtatccacctcacaagaggtgactagtccaaggatccacaccacgcacgcaccctccactatgaaaacactccttttcggtaactaccgagggcggagaagccctacaagactctcagtacaagaagaaaggaaagggaaacaaaatacaagcgcaaagcttacaatgagtacagaaaaccctaaccctagcttctcttcttgcctttgatccgcctcttgacttggaaagcttccaagatccttcaagaactggcgatctgatctttgagagcgctgtggaggagttggcgagagatctggagtgaatcggtgaagagatgtcgaaggaaatgaacgcctgcggcttaaatcgacgctaacggtcgaatcccgatcgattggaatgctcccaatcgatcggaaggcttgatcgatccacggatcgatccggagcgcctcTCGGAAacttcgatcgatccacggatcgatccgcttATCGCGGCAAGCGGCCCCAATCGATTCAcatcctcgatcgatccacggatcgatccaaaggggttctggggactcaccggatcaatcggtggatcgatccagcgtctggatcgatccacgatcgatccaaAACTCgccggatcaatccacggatcaatccaaacctgatCAATCTGATCAATCCGGatcttgattttgcccaaaaccaagcccaaagcccctaaaccaacatatagtcaaccatgacttgttggtaagacctagcattcggtcacccttgaccagctagactctctcaccaagtgtccggtcaatcctttgacccacttggacttttctcttcttgccaagtatctcactccctaagacctacttgaacttttctttctcgtgcaaGTATCCGCCAATCCTTCGACCTACTGACTCTCActgatgtccggtcaacctcgacccatctggatttctcagcttcactcaccaggactttcatcgcctagcttcactcactaggtctttcaccggcttcactcaccaggattttctcctcGCCTAGCTTCCctcattaggacttcccaattgcctagcttcaccactaggtctTTCCGCTTCACTCACGAGATTTTCCTCCCGCCTAACATACCGCTAGACTTCCATCAAGTATCCCATCCTCGACCtactgactcttcttcaatcaaccttgcatcacaaacatcgaaacccaaaccaagactcaagtttagtcaaccagCACACTCCCTCGAGGTAACGAAAGCCTccctttgatgtttgacaatactaacactatcacttacaataccacatgtaagttaggctaatcccatagcctaaaccttcttcatgccactaggtaatgaatacataagttaagcccttcattctccccctaagagggcacactccctctaggtaacgaAAGCCTAACTTagtccctttcattctccccctattggcacacatcaacccatctttgggcacacatcaacccatgccccaattttggttaCACATCAaaaaatccatttgttgacgactctccccctgaagagttgctcatcgttgttcacaacatcactcgttgtgatcaacacgataatgaagatcccatacccttcatttatccttaacttctccctcaatgtagacaaatacccaaccttgagcattttctaacaacttgagttcccacttgaaataatgaggatatccactccccatttcaagttcaaaagctcatacatgagcattttctttaaagaaagttaaccaccttccaaggttcatgaaaaataatttttcatgtctttaaagagtccctccccctaaagacatggtggtaacttatgtcattgcaccaacaatgacttggaatccctaaacctttaggaaacccaaatttagaagttttgaggttcaaatgttcaaaatttgaaacaaacctcaacctaaacttcaacttagccttccttgttttcaacacgaaaacaccctttttatgtacacAAATGTgtattgaggggtttggaatggttacgtaGACTAAAACAGGTTCAaattgctgaaatcagaccttcctaGCTAAAATCAgcaccttggatcgattggagtttggttccaatcgattgaacctttctgaatcggtccactgatcgattcagactacctggatcgatcgactgatcgatccagcgagcttctgttcacgggagacttgccttctgaatcgatccacggatcgattcaggtactccaatcgatccatggatcgatcggagctctgatagttgctgaaattccatttcagtcaacttcagaaacccctagaaaattctacaaaaatccaaaaatcatgaaatttcgtgtagacattatttagggcatacttaatcatggaaaaatagctttctatgaaaatacatcatattttcaaagattgacacaaacttgaaaacttgcaaaaactttagtgttttcttcaagtttgtgtctaactattcaatggtgattactataaaaaaatagccttcaccaaggttttccaaaaacagtttaaaaacattttcaaaaccaatatcccatcatgttccttgggcataatgcacatgacttgtacattagctttcccaatgatgggaaaacacataactatgtgttttgatgaacctaaaactcaaaagaatgcactaaatcaacatcttgagttttgttcatcttc
It contains:
- the LOC122026946 gene encoding auxin-induced protein 6B-like, whose product is MDSKRPNKITEVVRLQQMLKKWKKLTVSPTGSSCSSRQKSIKFLKRNLSFSSSGNSNITRGCLAVCVGEEMQRFVIPTEYLSHRAFEILLREAEDEFGFEQEGVLRIPCKVSVFESIVRVVEENKEEFCY